Proteins encoded in a region of the Halothiobacillus diazotrophicus genome:
- the argA gene encoding amino-acid N-acetyltransferase translates to MTLSPQQILVQGLRDAVPYIREHDGKVFVLAFGGEALDHPESFQRVVRDLVLIADLGIRLVIVPGARPQINRRLAQAGLAPRFHEGLRITDFEMIDPVSEAVGALQFDLLSWLSTRLSMSSGSGLAQRVLTGNFLTARPMGVIDGVDLGFTGAVRRIDVEGIRDALGDGSIVVQSNLGFSPTGELFNLRAEDVAEAIAVSLGADKLIFLTDPVDDLPSVMSLVDVRMLLDRTEGDLSDEFRLHLESAMHACTRGVDRVHLIDRDVDGALLVELFTRDGSGTLISAEPFEKIRPATLDDIGGIVALIEPLELAGVLVRRSREQLELEIGRFVVIERDGDVIGCAALYPYPESSTAELAALVVHPAYQRGGRAGRLLTFLESRARSLGLRSVFLLSTQTMAFFKEKGFVDENLSELPSERQALYNFKRNSRIYRKWL, encoded by the coding sequence ATGACGCTCAGCCCGCAGCAGATTCTCGTGCAGGGTCTACGTGATGCCGTGCCGTACATTCGCGAGCACGATGGCAAGGTGTTCGTGCTTGCCTTCGGCGGTGAGGCGCTCGACCATCCCGAAAGCTTCCAGCGTGTCGTTCGGGATCTCGTTCTGATCGCCGACCTGGGTATCCGACTCGTGATCGTGCCCGGCGCGCGGCCCCAGATCAACCGTCGTCTGGCTCAGGCGGGACTGGCGCCGCGATTTCATGAAGGGCTGCGCATCACCGACTTCGAGATGATCGATCCAGTCTCCGAGGCGGTGGGTGCGCTCCAGTTCGATCTCCTGTCCTGGTTGTCGACCCGGCTCAGCATGTCCTCCGGTTCGGGATTGGCGCAGCGCGTATTGACCGGGAATTTCCTGACGGCGCGCCCCATGGGCGTCATCGATGGTGTGGATCTGGGCTTTACCGGTGCGGTGCGTCGCATCGATGTCGAGGGAATCCGTGATGCTTTGGGCGACGGCTCCATCGTCGTTCAGAGCAATCTCGGGTTCTCTCCGACCGGGGAGCTGTTCAACCTGCGCGCGGAAGACGTCGCGGAGGCCATTGCCGTCAGTCTGGGCGCGGACAAGCTGATCTTCCTGACCGACCCGGTAGATGATCTGCCTTCGGTGATGAGTCTCGTGGATGTGCGGATGCTGCTGGACAGGACGGAAGGCGATCTTTCCGACGAATTCCGACTGCATCTTGAAAGTGCCATGCATGCCTGTACACGCGGTGTCGATCGGGTGCACCTGATCGATCGGGATGTGGATGGCGCCTTGCTGGTCGAGCTGTTCACGCGGGATGGGAGCGGCACGCTGATTTCGGCGGAGCCGTTCGAGAAGATCCGGCCGGCCACCCTGGACGATATCGGTGGTATCGTGGCGCTGATCGAACCCCTGGAGCTGGCCGGCGTGCTAGTCCGACGCTCCCGTGAACAGCTGGAACTGGAAATCGGGCGGTTCGTGGTCATCGAGCGCGATGGCGACGTCATCGGCTGCGCGGCCCTGTATCCCTATCCGGAGTCATCGACGGCCGAGCTTGCTGCCCTTGTCGTGCACCCGGCCTACCAGCGCGGCGGGCGTGCCGGTCGATTGCTGACCTTCCTCGAATCGCGCGCCCGTTCCCTGGGGTTGCGTTCTGTTTTCCTGCTCTCGACGCAAACCATGGCGTTCTTCAAGGAAAAGGGGTTTGTCGACGAAAACCTCTCTGAATTGCCGAGCGAGCGTCAGGCCCTCTACAACTTCAAGCGGAATTCGCGGATTTACCGCAAATGGCTCTGA
- the argF gene encoding ornithine carbamoyltransferase — protein MAVRHFLSLLDYSLEDYRRILDRARELQANYTAGIRPATLQQRVLGMIFEKASTRTRLSFEAGMAQLGGTAIFLSPRDTQLGRGEPIEDSARVISRMVDAVMIRAKDHAMVEQFAAYSRVPVINALTDLNHPCQLLADIFAYEQHRGSIQGKRVAWIGDGFNMCYSYINAAQVFDFELVVATPPGYAPDPAAVAEAGDRVQLVSTAEAAAEGADLVVTDVWASMGQEDERERRLRDFAGFGIDDAVMVRAKSDALFMHCLPAHRGEEVTASVIDGPQSVIWDEAEARLHTQKALLEFLILGDVGGTPLSV, from the coding sequence ATGGCTGTTCGTCATTTTCTGAGCCTGCTGGATTATTCCCTGGAGGACTATCGCCGAATTCTGGATCGCGCACGCGAATTGCAGGCGAACTATACGGCCGGGATTCGCCCGGCAACCTTGCAGCAACGTGTTCTCGGCATGATTTTCGAGAAGGCATCGACCCGGACCCGGCTCTCCTTCGAGGCGGGCATGGCGCAGTTGGGCGGTACGGCGATTTTCCTGTCGCCGCGCGATACCCAGTTGGGCCGGGGCGAACCGATCGAGGACTCCGCCCGCGTGATTTCGCGGATGGTGGATGCGGTAATGATCCGCGCGAAGGATCATGCGATGGTGGAGCAGTTCGCCGCCTATTCCCGTGTCCCGGTGATCAATGCCCTGACCGACCTGAATCATCCCTGCCAGCTGTTGGCGGATATCTTTGCCTACGAGCAGCATCGTGGCTCGATTCAGGGCAAGCGGGTGGCCTGGATCGGCGACGGATTCAACATGTGTTACTCCTACATCAATGCCGCTCAGGTATTCGATTTCGAACTCGTCGTCGCGACACCGCCCGGTTATGCGCCGGATCCGGCTGCCGTGGCCGAGGCTGGGGACCGGGTGCAGCTGGTTTCGACGGCCGAAGCGGCGGCCGAGGGTGCCGATCTTGTGGTGACCGACGTTTGGGCCAGCATGGGGCAGGAAGACGAGCGGGAGCGCCGTCTGCGTGATTTTGCAGGCTTTGGCATCGATGATGCCGTGATGGTGCGTGCGAAATCGGATGCGTTGTTCATGCATTGTCTGCCCGCGCATCGTGGCGAAGAGGTCACGGCATCCGTGATCGACGGGCCGCAGAGTGTGATCTGGGATGAGGCGGAGGCCCGTCTGCATACCCAGAAGGCGCTACTCGAATTCCTGATTCTCGGAGACGTCGGCGGCACGCCGTTGTCGGTGTGA
- a CDS encoding acetylornithine transaminase: MSSHLMSTYNRQPVTFVRGSGARLWDEQGREYLDALSGIAVTGLGHSHPDISDAICEQASTLIHTSNVYGVHWQSRLADDLARISGMDRIFFGNSGAEANEAAIKLARLYGHQRQIDAPLIIVMETSFHGRTLATLTATGNAAIQKGFEPLVSGFLRVPYGDLAAIEGLAAQHDNIVAVLVEPVQGEGGVRPAPAGYLEGIRALCDRHDWLMMLDEVQTGIGRTGRWFAFQHVPGLLPDVMSLAKGLGNGVPIGACLAAGKAASVFAPGNHGSTFGGNPLVCRVAHTVIAVIERDQLLDRAAALSARIREGLASGFSGETAVREIRGQGLLIGIELDRPCGELVRRALDAGLLINVTATSVIRILPPLILSDSDADEIVARLVRVVRDWLAENAERIAD, from the coding sequence ATGAGCAGCCATTTGATGTCCACCTACAACCGGCAGCCCGTCACGTTTGTCCGGGGTTCGGGTGCACGACTCTGGGATGAGCAGGGGCGCGAATACCTGGATGCGTTGAGTGGCATTGCCGTCACCGGTTTGGGGCATTCTCATCCCGATATCAGCGATGCGATCTGTGAGCAGGCGTCGACACTGATCCATACCTCGAATGTGTATGGCGTGCACTGGCAGTCCCGGCTTGCGGACGATCTGGCGCGCATTTCCGGCATGGATCGGATCTTCTTCGGCAATTCAGGCGCCGAGGCGAATGAAGCCGCCATCAAACTGGCGCGGTTGTACGGCCATCAGCGCCAGATCGACGCCCCGCTGATCATCGTCATGGAAACGAGTTTTCATGGCCGGACGCTGGCAACGTTGACCGCCACCGGCAATGCCGCGATCCAGAAGGGATTCGAACCCCTGGTCAGCGGGTTCCTGCGCGTGCCCTACGGTGATTTGGCGGCCATCGAAGGACTTGCTGCGCAGCACGACAATATCGTGGCCGTGTTGGTCGAGCCGGTTCAGGGCGAAGGGGGCGTGCGTCCGGCCCCGGCGGGATACCTCGAGGGCATCCGTGCCTTGTGTGACCGTCATGACTGGCTGATGATGCTCGACGAGGTACAGACCGGGATCGGGCGGACCGGTCGCTGGTTTGCCTTCCAGCATGTGCCGGGCTTGCTGCCGGATGTGATGAGTCTGGCCAAGGGCCTGGGCAATGGCGTGCCGATCGGTGCTTGCCTGGCTGCCGGGAAGGCGGCTTCGGTCTTTGCGCCCGGAAATCACGGCTCGACCTTCGGCGGGAATCCGTTGGTCTGTCGCGTGGCGCACACCGTGATCGCCGTGATCGAGCGTGATCAGTTGCTGGATCGTGCAGCGGCCCTGAGCGCACGCATTCGTGAGGGGCTCGCGTCCGGGTTTTCGGGCGAGACGGCGGTCCGCGAAATTCGGGGGCAGGGGCTCCTGATCGGTATCGAACTGGATCGTCCTTGCGGTGAGCTGGTTCGTCGCGCGTTGGATGCCGGGTTGTTGATCAATGTGACGGCGACTTCCGTTATCCGGATTCTGCCGCCGCTCATTCTGAGCGATTCCGACGCCGACGAAATCGTCGCGCGCCTCGTTCGTGTCGTTCGGGACTGGTTGGCGGAAAACGCCGAACGGATCGCGGACTAA
- the ubiG gene encoding bifunctional 2-polyprenyl-6-hydroxyphenol methylase/3-demethylubiquinol 3-O-methyltransferase UbiG has translation MSGHSASSASSARADELDKFNRLADQWWDEEGPFGALHAVNPLRMEFIAEHAVIEDARVLDVGCGGGILSEALALAGAEVTALDLATDGLDAARHHAQAQDLAIDYRLADIIDFAAENPGKFDCITCMEMLEHVDEPARIVQALGTAVKPGGWVFLSTLNRNPKSWLLGIAAAEYLLKLVPPGTHEHKRFIKPSELTLMARRARLTPRALCGITYNPLTRHYALNPHDLDVNYLLACQKDE, from the coding sequence ATGTCAGGACATTCCGCCTCTTCCGCCAGTAGTGCCCGCGCCGACGAACTGGACAAGTTCAACCGGCTTGCCGATCAGTGGTGGGACGAAGAGGGTCCCTTTGGCGCGCTGCATGCCGTCAACCCCCTGCGCATGGAATTCATCGCCGAACACGCCGTGATCGAGGATGCCCGTGTTCTGGATGTCGGCTGTGGTGGCGGGATACTCAGCGAAGCACTCGCATTGGCAGGCGCGGAAGTGACGGCGCTGGACCTCGCCACCGACGGCCTGGACGCAGCCCGCCATCACGCTCAGGCGCAGGACCTCGCCATCGACTACCGCCTGGCCGACATCATCGACTTCGCGGCAGAAAACCCGGGGAAATTCGACTGCATCACCTGCATGGAAATGTTGGAACACGTGGATGAGCCGGCCCGGATCGTTCAGGCACTCGGCACGGCCGTCAAGCCTGGCGGCTGGGTATTTCTCTCGACCCTGAACCGGAACCCGAAATCCTGGCTGCTGGGCATCGCCGCTGCCGAATATCTGCTCAAGCTGGTGCCGCCCGGCACCCACGAACACAAACGCTTCATCAAGCCGAGCGAACTGACCCTCATGGCGCGTCGGGCCCGGCTGACGCCACGCGCGCTCTGCGGCATCACCTACAATCCTTTGACCCGACACTATGCGCTGAATCCGCACGATCTCGACGTCAACTATCTCCTGGCCTGCCAAAAAGATGAATAA
- a CDS encoding HAD-IA family hydrolase: protein MNNAQAPSLPDVRGILFDLDGTLIDTAPDMALALNRLRLECNLAPIPFAQIRPQVSNGARGLLELSFGLGPDQHGFNLLRDRFLQLYNQDIASASSLFGGFPAVLAELDRRAIHWGIVTNKPGFLTRNLLKNLNIDAPVVVAGDDLPRRKPAPDQLIYAAGGLKLRPQEILYVGDHERDIQASRAAHMPAAAARWGYLDGERPIEDWRADVILDQPADLLRWLDAAPGRVAEPRVVLQND, encoded by the coding sequence ATGAATAACGCCCAAGCACCTTCCCTGCCCGACGTTCGCGGAATCCTGTTCGACCTGGACGGCACCCTGATCGATACGGCCCCGGACATGGCCCTGGCCCTCAACCGCCTGCGGCTCGAATGCAACCTTGCGCCAATCCCCTTCGCTCAGATTCGCCCGCAGGTTTCCAATGGCGCACGCGGATTGCTGGAATTGAGCTTCGGACTGGGCCCGGATCAGCATGGCTTCAATCTGCTTCGTGACCGGTTCCTGCAGTTGTACAACCAGGACATCGCCAGCGCCTCATCACTGTTTGGCGGATTTCCTGCCGTTCTGGCAGAGCTCGATCGCCGCGCCATCCACTGGGGCATCGTGACCAACAAGCCCGGATTCCTGACCCGCAATCTGCTGAAAAACCTGAACATCGATGCACCGGTCGTGGTTGCCGGCGACGATCTCCCCCGGCGCAAACCCGCACCGGATCAGCTCATTTACGCCGCCGGCGGGCTCAAGCTCCGCCCGCAGGAGATTCTTTACGTCGGCGACCATGAACGGGATATTCAGGCGAGCCGAGCCGCCCACATGCCGGCCGCCGCCGCGCGCTGGGGCTATCTGGATGGCGAGCGTCCCATCGAGGATTGGCGTGCCGACGTGATCCTCGACCAGCCGGCGGACCTGTTGCGCTGGCTCGATGCTGCCCCGGGACGGGTCGCAGAACCTCGGGTCGTCCTCCAGAATGACTGA
- a CDS encoding prostaglandin E synthase 2, whose product MLSLYQFESCPFCWKVKALLHYAKIPYTAIEVNPMNQQELAHLNLKMVPVLTDDDKVVTESSVIVDYVNEHYAHLPAGDESVSTWRTWVDDTLVHFLPPIVHKDFGTSWQTFGQVLKPSGYGGFKRILVRFAGAMAMSRVAQKKARERGIDDAPAGLKAAVDRWVSEGLSGRDFHGGERPDLADLSVFGVFRSTDGLAAVNMACAHNPTFAAWYARLKTLTTSTAV is encoded by the coding sequence ATGTTGAGCCTGTATCAGTTCGAATCCTGTCCGTTTTGCTGGAAGGTCAAGGCCTTGCTGCATTATGCGAAGATTCCGTACACGGCCATCGAGGTCAATCCCATGAACCAGCAGGAACTGGCGCATCTGAATCTGAAAATGGTGCCGGTGCTCACGGATGACGACAAGGTCGTGACCGAGTCTTCGGTGATCGTTGATTATGTCAACGAGCACTATGCACATCTGCCGGCCGGAGATGAGTCGGTGTCCACGTGGCGCACCTGGGTGGACGATACTCTGGTGCATTTTCTCCCGCCTATCGTGCACAAGGACTTCGGCACGTCCTGGCAGACCTTCGGTCAGGTGCTGAAGCCCTCCGGTTACGGGGGCTTCAAGCGGATTCTCGTCCGTTTTGCCGGGGCCATGGCCATGTCGCGCGTGGCACAGAAGAAGGCGCGCGAGCGGGGGATCGACGATGCACCGGCCGGTCTGAAGGCCGCCGTGGATCGGTGGGTAAGCGAAGGTCTGTCCGGTCGGGATTTTCACGGCGGCGAGCGGCCGGATCTGGCCGATCTGAGCGTCTTTGGCGTGTTCCGCTCCACGGATGGGCTGGCGGCCGTGAACATGGCTTGTGCGCACAACCCGACGTTTGCGGCCTGGTATGCGCGACTGAAGACGCTGACCACCTCGACGGCGGTCTAA
- the purM gene encoding phosphoribosylformylglycinamidine cyclo-ligase, whose translation MMTQRPADSDKSPLTYRDAGVDIDAGDALVERIKPAVKRTQRPEVIGGLGGFGGLFALGNKYRDPILVSGTDGVGTKLRLAIDLDRHDHIGIDLVAMCVNDIVVTGAEPLFFLDYYATGKLDVDVAARVVTGIAEGCRLAGCALIGGETAEMPSMYHAGDYDLAGFAVGVVERDDMIDGSKVQVGDVLIGLASSGPHSNGYSLIRKIIERAQPDLNAPLADGRAIAEHVLAPTRIYTAAVLALAKTVDIHALSHITGGGLTDNLPRVYGDTLAAAIDRDSWQRPEIFDWLAEHGNVVESEMMRTFNNGVGMVVVVNPADASKAMAALKAAGETPWMLGEMIPRGDGDAVVYR comes from the coding sequence ATCATGACTCAACGCCCCGCCGATTCCGACAAATCCCCCCTGACCTACCGCGATGCCGGCGTCGACATCGACGCGGGCGACGCCCTGGTCGAACGCATCAAGCCCGCCGTCAAGCGCACCCAGCGCCCCGAAGTCATCGGCGGCCTCGGCGGTTTCGGTGGGCTGTTCGCGCTGGGCAACAAGTACCGCGACCCGATCCTCGTATCCGGCACCGACGGCGTCGGCACCAAGCTTCGGCTGGCGATCGACCTCGACCGTCATGACCACATCGGAATCGACCTCGTGGCCATGTGCGTCAACGACATCGTCGTCACCGGTGCCGAGCCCCTGTTCTTCCTCGACTACTACGCAACCGGCAAGCTGGACGTGGACGTCGCGGCGCGCGTCGTCACCGGCATTGCCGAGGGTTGCCGGCTCGCCGGATGTGCCCTGATCGGCGGTGAAACCGCCGAAATGCCGAGCATGTACCATGCGGGCGATTACGATCTGGCCGGCTTTGCCGTCGGTGTGGTCGAGCGGGACGACATGATCGACGGTAGCAAGGTCCAGGTCGGCGACGTCCTGATCGGCCTGGCCTCATCCGGGCCGCACTCCAACGGCTATTCGCTGATCCGCAAGATCATCGAGCGCGCCCAACCGGATCTGAATGCGCCCCTGGCCGATGGTCGTGCTATCGCCGAGCACGTGCTGGCACCAACCCGCATCTACACGGCCGCCGTCCTGGCGCTGGCCAAGACCGTCGATATTCATGCCCTGAGCCATATCACCGGCGGCGGGCTGACAGACAACCTCCCCCGTGTCTATGGCGACACGCTCGCGGCCGCCATCGATCGGGACAGCTGGCAGCGTCCGGAAATTTTCGACTGGCTGGCCGAGCACGGCAACGTCGTCGAATCCGAGATGATGCGCACCTTCAACAACGGCGTCGGCATGGTCGTCGTCGTCAATCCGGCAGATGCCTCCAAGGCCATGGCAGCGCTGAAGGCAGCGGGCGAGACGCCCTGGATGCTTGGGGAGATGATTCCGCGTGGCGACGGCGACGCCGTCGTCTACCGCTGA
- the purN gene encoding phosphoribosylglycinamide formyltransferase, giving the protein MIDTDRQLSTEPRARVSVLVSGNGSNLQALINACRNGTTPAEIVQVISNRADAFGLTRAREAGIPTAFIDHRLFDDRAAFDAALAEKLGEVAADFVVLAGFMRILTPGFVNRFLGKLINIHPSLLPKYPGLDTHARALASGDKTHGATVHFVTPTVDAGPAIVQGVLDIQPDETLDHLKARVHALEHRIYPQALTWLARGALRYVDGAVVWQIANPPERNRPRIVRE; this is encoded by the coding sequence ATGATCGATACAGACCGACAACTGTCCACCGAACCCCGCGCCCGCGTCTCCGTCCTCGTCTCCGGGAACGGTTCGAATCTTCAGGCGCTGATCAATGCGTGCCGCAATGGCACGACCCCGGCGGAAATCGTTCAGGTGATCAGCAACCGAGCCGATGCCTTCGGCCTGACCCGTGCCCGAGAAGCAGGCATCCCGACCGCGTTCATCGATCATCGGCTGTTTGACGACCGCGCGGCATTCGATGCCGCCCTGGCGGAAAAGCTGGGCGAAGTGGCTGCGGATTTCGTCGTCCTGGCCGGCTTCATGCGTATTCTGACGCCGGGTTTCGTCAACCGCTTCCTGGGCAAGCTGATCAACATCCATCCCTCGCTGCTGCCCAAGTATCCGGGCCTGGATACACACGCCCGGGCGCTGGCATCCGGGGACAAAACACACGGCGCCACGGTGCACTTCGTCACACCGACAGTCGATGCGGGCCCGGCCATCGTTCAGGGTGTTCTGGATATTCAACCCGACGAAACCCTGGACCACCTGAAAGCACGGGTGCATGCCCTGGAGCATCGCATCTATCCCCAGGCACTCACCTGGCTTGCCCGGGGGGCCTTACGCTATGTCGATGGTGCGGTCGTCTGGCAGATCGCCAACCCGCCGGAACGCAACCGCCCCAGGATCGTTCGCGAGTAA
- the cysM gene encoding cysteine synthase CysM: MKIFSLDQLIGNTPLVRIQRLLADQTARGNLILGKLEGNNPAGSVKDRPALWMIREAIARGDVAPGDRLIEATSGNTGIALAMVAATLGLKMTLIMPDNMSLERRQSMAAYGAELILVPRAEGMEGARDLAQSMAARGEGVVLDQFSNADNPAAHFATTGPEIWRDTDGRVTHFVSAMGTTGTIMGTARYLKQQNPGVEIVGVQPAEGAQIPGIRRWPAEYLPKIFDATLVDRTLEIDQFTAEETTRRLAREEGILAGISSGGAMAAALQLAQTVENAVIVTIICDRGDRYLSTGVFPAA, translated from the coding sequence ATGAAAATTTTCAGTTTGGATCAGTTGATCGGCAATACGCCATTGGTTCGGATACAGCGTCTGTTGGCCGATCAGACAGCGCGCGGCAACCTCATTCTGGGCAAGCTGGAAGGGAATAATCCCGCTGGCTCGGTCAAGGATCGGCCCGCGTTGTGGATGATCCGTGAAGCCATCGCTCGTGGCGATGTGGCGCCCGGTGATCGCCTGATCGAGGCGACTTCCGGCAACACGGGTATTGCGCTGGCCATGGTGGCGGCGACGCTGGGGCTGAAAATGACCCTGATCATGCCGGACAACATGTCTCTGGAGCGACGGCAGTCCATGGCGGCCTACGGCGCCGAACTGATTCTTGTGCCGAGGGCCGAGGGCATGGAAGGCGCCCGCGATCTGGCTCAGTCCATGGCGGCCCGGGGCGAGGGGGTGGTGCTGGATCAGTTCAGCAATGCCGATAACCCGGCGGCGCACTTCGCGACGACCGGTCCGGAAATCTGGCGCGATACGGATGGTCGGGTGACGCACTTCGTCTCTGCCATGGGGACGACCGGCACGATCATGGGGACGGCCCGGTACCTCAAGCAGCAGAATCCGGGGGTTGAAATCGTTGGCGTGCAACCGGCCGAGGGGGCGCAGATCCCGGGGATTCGTCGCTGGCCGGCGGAATATCTGCCGAAGATCTTCGACGCCACACTGGTCGATCGCACCCTGGAAATCGATCAGTTCACTGCCGAGGAAACGACGCGTCGCCTGGCGCGGGAGGAGGGGATTCTGGCCGGAATATCCTCCGGCGGCGCCATGGCTGCGGCGCTGCAATTGGCTCAAACCGTCGAGAATGCCGTGATTGTCACCATTATCTGCGATCGGGGCGATCGCTATCTGTCGACCGGGGTATTCCCTGCCGCCTGA
- a CDS encoding response regulator: MNTEPSTAPQAANPPMWRSWPWVVGTLLAPALILTLQHPDLLIRHANLLPVGLQPLFATPASLAATLSIVWVAFWTLLYVLANLPAVRHALFGKRQTAPGKTADVEKISAQQIAQINQHWITPLGHIRAATDAIAAANESALLNERLTPDLSVIRSANAQLRLAIENLLDYYEISNHRLKATPRKTDIRLQMEDAVAEWQVSAQHNAGIIQYICYQDIPSLVAVDIRLLRRLLDNLLAVLLEQTQLLDCCVTLLDADQEETDLRIDTAEQVEPPMNQFELVVDAQTPEPLDQLAENLHDRRQRVEAQTVEPLFSGGEISAWLIEALAEQLNATLHIGITRPGRYGFRLRFSAPILAEHQAWQPLMEGKRCAVLTESPTHAQAWRGHLSAYGADIVLDPAHDRKPVDCLFVDRATWQKLNEKGPAWFTTLPESTLVIALCNRISLRGRPMSLFDWAHISLPIFVRQRVLQTLLPRILTTQNQPARPAVARPSVAPMLDVEPPAQNNPSFKGRTALVIDDDRIYQTHLKNLLTQLGMNTLTAADGKSGLYSAEQSDLDLILTDMHLPDILGTGIVRMMRKQSRHEHTPIIAITANVQTEVHQALLAAGADMVLTKPIALGELINAISQFIQPAHTTPPRTPNEARVSADPVLNSLLCDELPIYRQTLAENQYDLQSLRHIAHKLRGAAACCQAKQLQTHAGRLEDSIVAAAGWSQVEQLKRNLVAVIDQTIDERHCQTITANTSAPSH; this comes from the coding sequence ATGAACACCGAACCGTCCACCGCGCCCCAAGCGGCAAATCCCCCCATGTGGCGATCCTGGCCCTGGGTGGTGGGCACCCTGCTCGCGCCGGCACTCATCCTGACCCTCCAGCATCCGGACCTCCTGATCCGGCATGCGAACCTGCTGCCCGTAGGGCTTCAGCCACTGTTCGCCACCCCGGCGTCTCTGGCCGCGACCCTGAGCATCGTCTGGGTCGCCTTCTGGACACTCCTGTACGTTCTGGCCAACCTGCCCGCCGTCCGCCATGCCCTGTTCGGGAAAAGACAGACGGCACCGGGCAAAACCGCCGACGTCGAGAAAATCTCGGCGCAGCAAATCGCCCAGATCAATCAACACTGGATCACGCCCCTCGGTCATATTCGCGCAGCCACCGATGCGATCGCCGCCGCCAACGAAAGCGCCTTGCTGAACGAACGGCTCACGCCGGACCTGTCCGTCATCCGCAGTGCGAACGCCCAACTGAGACTGGCCATCGAAAACCTGCTGGACTATTACGAAATCTCCAACCATCGGCTAAAAGCCACGCCACGCAAGACGGATATCCGCCTGCAGATGGAAGATGCCGTCGCCGAATGGCAGGTTTCCGCCCAGCATAACGCCGGTATCATCCAGTACATCTGCTATCAGGACATTCCCAGTCTCGTCGCTGTCGACATCCGCCTCCTGCGCCGTCTGCTCGACAACCTGCTGGCCGTGCTGCTCGAGCAGACCCAGTTGCTGGACTGCTGCGTCACCCTGCTGGATGCCGATCAGGAGGAGACCGATCTGCGGATCGATACGGCGGAACAGGTCGAACCGCCGATGAACCAGTTCGAACTGGTGGTGGACGCGCAGACGCCGGAGCCCCTGGACCAACTTGCCGAAAATCTCCACGATCGACGCCAGCGGGTCGAGGCCCAGACCGTGGAGCCGCTGTTCAGCGGCGGCGAAATTTCCGCCTGGTTGATCGAGGCACTGGCAGAACAACTGAACGCCACGCTCCATATCGGCATTACCCGTCCGGGGCGTTACGGATTCCGGTTGCGTTTCAGCGCCCCCATTCTGGCGGAGCACCAGGCCTGGCAACCGCTGATGGAGGGCAAGCGCTGCGCCGTCCTCACCGAATCACCGACGCACGCCCAGGCCTGGCGTGGCCATCTTTCCGCTTATGGCGCCGATATCGTTCTGGACCCGGCGCACGATCGGAAACCCGTCGACTGCCTGTTCGTCGACCGCGCCACATGGCAGAAACTGAACGAGAAAGGGCCGGCATGGTTCACGACTCTCCCTGAAAGCACCTTGGTCATCGCACTCTGCAACCGCATCTCCCTGCGGGGTCGGCCCATGTCCCTGTTCGACTGGGCGCACATCAGCCTGCCGATCTTCGTCCGGCAACGCGTCCTGCAGACCCTGCTGCCCAGGATCCTGACAACGCAGAACCAGCCTGCACGGCCAGCCGTCGCACGCCCCTCGGTCGCCCCCATGCTGGACGTCGAACCGCCGGCGCAGAACAATCCGTCGTTCAAGGGACGTACGGCGCTGGTCATCGACGACGATCGAATCTATCAGACCCATCTCAAAAACCTGCTCACCCAACTCGGCATGAATACGCTGACCGCCGCCGACGGGAAGTCCGGCCTGTACAGCGCCGAACAATCCGACCTCGACCTGATCCTGACGGACATGCACCTGCCCGATATTCTCGGCACGGGCATCGTCCGCATGATGCGCAAGCAAAGCCGGCATGAACACACGCCGATCATCGCGATTACGGCGAACGTACAGACCGAGGTACATCAGGCATTGCTGGCCGCCGGTGCGGACATGGTGCTCACCAAACCCATTGCCCTGGGTGAGCTGATCAACGCAATCAGCCAGTTCATCCAGCCCGCCCACACGACGCCACCTCGAACGCCCAACGAAGCACGAGTGTCGGCGGACCCCGTGCTCAACAGTCTGCTCTGCGACGAGCTGCCGATCTACCGGCAAACCCTGGCGGAAAATCAGTACGATCTTCAATCCCTGCGCCACATCGCACACAAGCTTCGCGGCGCGGCTGCCTGCTGCCAGGCCAAGCAGCTTCAGACGCATGCCGGACGCCTTGAAGACAGTATCGTCGCAGCGGCTGGCTGGTCCCAGGTGGAGCAGCTCAAGCGGAACCTCGTGGCGGTCATCGACCAAACCATCGACGAACGGCACTGCCAGACGATCACCGCCAATACATCGGCACCCAGCCACTGA